Proteins found in one Hypericibacter terrae genomic segment:
- a CDS encoding PAS domain-containing protein, with amino-acid sequence MTRESACEVALCDLKSGPVKRFDVYWRSKWRGDALPRRQDIDPSEILDILPLFILADIEAQPFRVRFRLCGTRVSLLDEELTGRYLDDLKNTPADEKQRIQMMYERVCFDRQPLYMRASNPSQQTGNLLRLEGAIWPLSSDGVRVDKCAAVEDFPDLG; translated from the coding sequence ATGACTCGAGAATCCGCCTGTGAAGTCGCTTTGTGCGATCTCAAGTCCGGGCCGGTGAAGCGGTTCGATGTCTATTGGCGCAGCAAATGGCGCGGGGATGCATTACCCCGGCGCCAGGACATCGACCCTTCCGAGATCCTGGACATCCTTCCGCTCTTCATCCTCGCCGACATCGAAGCGCAACCTTTCCGCGTCCGCTTCCGGCTCTGCGGCACCCGCGTCTCGCTGCTCGACGAGGAATTGACCGGTCGCTATCTCGACGATCTCAAGAACACGCCAGCCGACGAGAAGCAGCGGATCCAGATGATGTATGAGCGTGTCTGCTTCGACCGGCAGCCGCTCTATATGCGCGCCTCCAATCCCTCGCAGCAGACCGGGAATCTCCTGCGGCTGGAAGGCGCCATCTGGCCGCTGTCGAGCGACGGGGTCCGGGTGGACAAATGCGCGGCGGTCGAGGATTTCCCCGACCTCGGCTGA
- a CDS encoding sensor histidine kinase — protein sequence MLRLSLATRITLIVLVMLLVAWIGALALYYRSQAGAGENARPLPHQIAALVELAEQTPPDQRPLFYEAVSSSILNVRSADTANLPSPEARPVVAALHDSYAAALGDRAFVITTRPVTGSSGLATRGLEFRVVLKDGETLVLDTKSPLPLTVFGLPVGFGAGLIGTLIALAALIVMHRETRPLARLSAAVDRMDLAGEPSLLPQARTSAPEIQTLIAAFNRLQERLSRLLRARMAMLGGISHDVRTFATRLRLRVDHIPEGTERERAIGDIDDIVRLLDDALLSSRAGAGELSEELVDFGRIVEAEVEDRKAAGAPVDLRMGAPAADAAILGDRLALRRIVSNLIDNAVKYGQAAHLSLETDPEAVLLTIDDEGPGIPAELREELFEPFVRLETSRNRRTGGAGLGLAIVRNLVEAQGGSVATGDAPAGGARFTVRLPLFRHRESPDDGAAMPPDSRS from the coding sequence ATGCTGCGGCTCAGCCTGGCCACGCGCATCACCCTGATCGTGCTGGTCATGCTGCTGGTCGCCTGGATCGGGGCTCTCGCGCTTTATTATCGGTCGCAGGCGGGCGCCGGAGAAAATGCCCGGCCCTTGCCGCACCAGATCGCGGCCCTGGTCGAGCTGGCCGAGCAGACGCCGCCGGATCAAAGACCGCTTTTCTATGAGGCCGTCTCGTCGAGCATCCTGAACGTCCGGTCGGCTGACACCGCCAATCTTCCGTCGCCCGAAGCCCGTCCCGTCGTGGCGGCATTGCACGACAGTTACGCCGCGGCCCTGGGCGATCGCGCCTTCGTCATCACGACACGCCCCGTGACAGGCTCCTCCGGGCTCGCGACCCGCGGGCTCGAATTCAGGGTTGTGCTGAAGGATGGCGAGACTCTCGTTCTCGACACGAAGAGTCCCTTGCCCCTCACGGTTTTCGGGCTGCCGGTCGGCTTCGGCGCCGGCCTCATTGGCACACTGATCGCCCTCGCGGCGTTGATCGTGATGCATCGCGAGACCCGGCCGCTGGCCCGGCTGTCGGCGGCGGTCGACCGGATGGATCTCGCGGGCGAGCCCAGCCTTCTTCCTCAGGCACGCACCAGCGCGCCGGAGATTCAGACCCTCATCGCGGCCTTCAACCGGCTTCAGGAGCGCCTCTCCCGGCTGCTTCGCGCGCGCATGGCGATGCTGGGCGGCATCTCGCATGACGTGCGGACTTTCGCGACCCGGCTGCGGCTTCGGGTCGATCACATCCCGGAAGGGACCGAGCGCGAGCGCGCGATCGGGGACATCGACGACATCGTCCGCCTCCTGGACGACGCGCTGCTCTCGAGCCGCGCGGGAGCCGGGGAGCTCTCGGAGGAGCTTGTGGATTTCGGCCGGATCGTCGAGGCCGAGGTCGAGGATCGCAAGGCCGCCGGCGCGCCGGTCGATCTCCGCATGGGAGCGCCTGCGGCCGATGCCGCGATCCTCGGCGACCGGCTGGCGCTTCGCCGTATCGTCTCGAACCTGATCGACAATGCCGTGAAATACGGCCAGGCCGCGCATTTATCTCTGGAAACCGATCCGGAGGCGGTCCTCCTGACGATCGATGATGAGGGCCCCGGCATCCCCGCCGAGCTGCGCGAGGAGCTGTTCGAGCCCTTCGTCCGCCTCGAGACTTCGCGCAACCGGCGCACGGGCGGCGCCGGCCTCGGCCTCGCGATCGTGCGCAACCTGGTCGAGGCCCAGGGCGGCAGCGTCGCGACCGGCGACGCCCCCGCGGGCGGGGCAAGATTTACGGTGAGGCTACCGCTGTTCCGGCATCGGGAAAGCCCCGACGACGGCGCTGCCATGCCGCCGGACTCTCGATCCTGA
- a CDS encoding SH3 domain-containing protein translates to MSARLAVSTALVLGLLAAGPALASPLSVPAAPPVQPSIVTVADGTMTVASGGGDVNLRLEPSTRSQVLAKLPRGTKVTVLNMVDGGKWVHVSVDGREGYIARYLLKN, encoded by the coding sequence ATGTCTGCCCGTCTTGCCGTTTCCACGGCCCTCGTTCTGGGCCTGCTCGCCGCCGGCCCAGCGCTGGCGAGCCCGCTGTCAGTTCCGGCGGCACCGCCGGTCCAACCCTCGATCGTCACGGTCGCCGACGGCACCATGACCGTCGCCAGCGGCGGCGGCGACGTCAATCTGCGCCTCGAGCCCAGCACCCGCAGCCAGGTGCTCGCCAAGCTGCCGCGCGGCACCAAGGTCACCGTCCTCAACATGGTCGATGGCGGCAAGTGGGTGCATGTCAGCGTCGATGGCCGGGAAGGCTATATCGCCCGCTATCTGCTGAAGAACTGA
- a CDS encoding c-type cytochrome: MRRIPLSLLLASSLMLGAAGSARADGDAAHGKTLFSRCSTCHTVTNQNKVGPTLAGVVGRKAGTVEGARYSKALPASGIVWDDQNLDSFLTDPAKLVPGTTMMVKLPNAQDRADIIAYLKTIPAP, from the coding sequence ATGCGTCGTATTCCCCTCTCGTTGCTTCTCGCTTCCTCCCTGATGCTGGGCGCGGCCGGTTCGGCGAGGGCCGACGGCGACGCCGCCCATGGCAAGACGCTGTTCAGCCGCTGCTCGACCTGTCACACCGTCACGAACCAGAACAAGGTCGGCCCCACCCTTGCCGGCGTCGTCGGCCGCAAGGCCGGCACCGTCGAGGGTGCGCGCTATTCGAAAGCCCTGCCGGCTTCGGGGATCGTCTGGGACGATCAGAACCTCGACAGCTTCCTCACCGATCCCGCCAAGCTGGTGCCGGGCACGACGATGATGGTCAAGCTGCCCAATGCCCAGGATCGCGCGGACATCATCGCCTACCTGAAGACGATTCCGGCTCCTTAA
- a CDS encoding (2Fe-2S)-binding protein, translating to MAFSINVNGQDHTVDVDDDTPLLWVLRDVLGMTGTKFGCGMALCGACTVQIDGTATRSCITTIDSIGASKIVTIEAIGETPAGKKIQQAWLDREVVQCGYCQSGQIMSATALLAGNPNPSDADIDDAMSGNICRCGTYVRIREAIKQAASGSTTQGG from the coding sequence ATGGCCTTCAGCATCAATGTCAATGGTCAAGACCACACGGTCGATGTGGATGACGACACGCCGCTGCTATGGGTGCTGCGCGACGTGCTGGGCATGACCGGCACGAAGTTCGGTTGCGGCATGGCGCTTTGCGGCGCCTGCACCGTCCAGATCGACGGCACCGCGACGCGCTCCTGCATCACCACCATCGACAGCATCGGCGCGTCGAAGATCGTGACGATCGAGGCCATCGGCGAAACGCCCGCGGGCAAGAAGATCCAGCAGGCCTGGCTCGACCGCGAGGTGGTCCAATGCGGCTATTGCCAATCCGGACAGATCATGTCGGCCACGGCCCTGCTGGCCGGCAATCCCAACCCCAGCGACGCGGATATCGACGATGCGATGTCGGGGAACATCTGCCGCTGCGGGACCTATGTCCGCATCCGCGAGGCCATCAAACAGGCTGCCTCCGGCAGCACAACGCAGGGGGGCTGA
- a CDS encoding Coenzyme F420 hydrogenase/dehydrogenase, beta subunit C-terminal domain produces the protein MSRVKDLNGVVEHGLCAGCGICESMAGRDKVEMRLTSFSQVRPQVKAALDPALLDRVLQVCPGLHITGPEGPRAGEPGTLDPIWGPILSLHRVWAGRPDIRHWAAAGGSLTALGCYLLESGEVDAVLHVKASAEAPAMTDAQISYTADEVIAGAQSRYGPAAPLVHVNHLLDRGLRFAVMAKPCDIAAIRNLAKVDARVEKQIPFCLSIFCGGVPTIRTAHKIAAYKGVKPEELSVFRWRGNGWPGPTHIETRDGRSLDLSYDEVWYNSDALWSYDIQFRCKICPDAIGELADVACPDGWVMVDGKPIHKEAPGVNIAIARTAAGQGLVERAVREGALIAEPFDRPTLHAMHSDHLPRKLGHPARNLGLMLSGQPRLRARRYRAWTTAWRAGLAANWQAFWGAFTRARAGANREPLQ, from the coding sequence ATGTCGCGCGTCAAGGATCTGAACGGCGTCGTCGAACACGGTCTCTGCGCGGGCTGCGGCATCTGCGAGAGCATGGCCGGGCGCGACAAGGTCGAAATGCGCCTGACCTCCTTCAGCCAGGTCCGCCCGCAGGTCAAGGCGGCGTTGGATCCGGCGCTGCTCGACCGGGTGTTGCAGGTCTGTCCGGGCCTGCATATCACCGGGCCGGAAGGGCCCAGGGCCGGCGAGCCGGGGACGCTTGATCCGATCTGGGGGCCGATCCTGTCGCTCCATCGCGTCTGGGCCGGGCGGCCGGATATCCGTCATTGGGCCGCGGCCGGCGGATCGCTGACCGCGCTCGGCTGCTATCTGCTCGAGAGCGGCGAGGTCGATGCGGTCCTGCATGTGAAGGCCTCGGCCGAGGCGCCGGCCATGACCGACGCCCAGATCAGCTACACCGCCGACGAGGTGATCGCGGGCGCGCAGTCGCGTTACGGCCCGGCGGCACCGCTGGTCCATGTGAACCATCTGCTCGATCGCGGCTTGCGTTTCGCGGTGATGGCCAAGCCTTGCGACATCGCGGCGATCCGCAATCTCGCGAAGGTGGATGCGCGGGTGGAAAAACAGATCCCCTTTTGCCTGTCGATCTTCTGCGGCGGCGTGCCGACGATCCGCACCGCCCACAAGATCGCGGCCTACAAGGGCGTGAAGCCCGAGGAGCTGTCGGTTTTTCGCTGGCGGGGCAATGGCTGGCCGGGGCCGACCCATATCGAGACCAGGGACGGGCGCAGCCTCGACCTCAGCTATGACGAGGTCTGGTACAATTCCGACGCACTCTGGAGCTACGACATCCAGTTCCGCTGCAAGATCTGTCCCGACGCGATCGGCGAGCTGGCCGATGTCGCCTGTCCCGATGGCTGGGTGATGGTGGACGGCAAGCCGATCCACAAGGAGGCGCCCGGCGTCAACATCGCGATCGCGCGCACCGCCGCGGGGCAGGGCCTGGTGGAACGGGCCGTGAGGGAGGGCGCGCTGATTGCCGAGCCTTTCGACCGGCCGACGCTCCATGCGATGCATAGCGATCATCTGCCGCGCAAGCTCGGCCATCCGGCGCGCAATCTGGGATTGATGCTGTCGGGCCAGCCGCGCCTGCGGGCGCGCCGCTATCGCGCCTGGACGACCGCCTGGCGCGCGGGGCTCGCCGCGAACTGGCAGGCCTTCTGGGGTGCATTCACCCGGGCACGCGCCGGCGCCAATCGCGAGCCGCTGCAGTAA
- a CDS encoding xanthine dehydrogenase family protein molybdopterin-binding subunit has protein sequence MLLDRLANSLLDRAAASIDATGLSRRTFLTASAAAGGGLLLSIGLPRAILPAEAAEAGSFAPNAFIRIGRDDKITLVMPYAEMGQGTDTSIAMLIAEELEVGLDQVQIEHATGDDKLYTNPLIGEQVTGGSTAVRASWDPMRQAGAAARMMLIAAAAQAWQVEATDCHAEKGTVFHAASNRRAPYGDLADKAAGLPVPGKVALKDPKDFTLVGTPAKRTDSPGKVNGTAMYGLDVRPPGLKVATVAACPVIGGKLGSVDDSQAKVVKGVRQIVRLDDAVAVVADHMGAAKKGLAALQITWDEGANAHVSTADIVAQLEAAAAKPGAVARQEGDVDAALKTAASKFEADYHLPLLAHATMEPLNCTVHVQKDSCDVWVGNQVQNRARAAAARITGLPFEKVQYHSYFLGGGFGRRLEIDYVEQAVRIAQQVDGPVKVIWTREEDIQHDVYRGHNFSRFAAGLDANGMPVSFEHRVVGPAVMARFLPVLFKDGVDLDIVDNAAGPYGYPNLRIDYVRQEMPTGLATGNWRGVGVTRNTAVVEGFIDELAHNAGKDPVEYRRALLDKDPRARAVLDLAAQKSSWGQPMPAGSGRGISLLLGFGTYMAQVAEVAVDKNGQVAVKRVVCAYDCGMIVNPDTIKAQIEGGIMYGLSAALYGEITLKDGRVEQSNFDSYQVLRINEAPAIEVYRVENSEAPGGMGEPATSGIAPAVVNAVFAATGKRLRKLPIDASQLKSA, from the coding sequence ATGCTGCTCGATCGTCTCGCCAACTCCCTCCTCGACCGGGCCGCCGCATCAATCGATGCGACCGGCCTCTCCCGCCGGACCTTTTTGACCGCGAGCGCCGCGGCCGGCGGCGGCCTGCTGCTGAGCATCGGCCTGCCGCGCGCGATCCTCCCGGCCGAGGCGGCAGAGGCCGGTTCCTTCGCTCCCAACGCCTTCATCCGCATCGGCAGAGACGACAAGATCACGCTGGTCATGCCCTATGCCGAGATGGGCCAGGGCACCGACACCAGCATCGCCATGCTCATCGCCGAGGAACTCGAGGTGGGCCTGGATCAGGTCCAGATCGAGCATGCGACCGGCGACGACAAGCTTTACACCAACCCGCTGATCGGCGAGCAGGTGACGGGCGGCTCGACCGCCGTCCGCGCCTCCTGGGATCCGATGCGGCAAGCGGGTGCGGCGGCACGCATGATGTTGATCGCGGCCGCGGCCCAGGCCTGGCAGGTCGAGGCCACGGATTGCCATGCCGAGAAAGGCACCGTCTTCCATGCTGCCAGCAATCGCCGCGCACCCTATGGCGATCTCGCGGACAAGGCGGCGGGATTACCGGTCCCCGGCAAGGTCGCGTTGAAGGATCCGAAGGATTTCACCCTGGTCGGTACGCCGGCAAAGCGCACCGATTCCCCGGGCAAGGTCAACGGCACGGCCATGTACGGCCTCGATGTCAGGCCACCCGGATTGAAGGTGGCGACCGTCGCCGCTTGTCCCGTCATCGGCGGCAAGCTGGGCTCGGTCGACGACAGCCAGGCCAAGGTGGTCAAGGGCGTCCGGCAGATCGTCCGCCTCGATGACGCGGTCGCCGTGGTGGCCGACCATATGGGTGCCGCCAAGAAGGGCCTCGCCGCCCTGCAGATCACCTGGGACGAAGGCGCCAATGCTCATGTTTCGACGGCCGACATCGTCGCCCAGCTCGAAGCGGCGGCGGCGAAGCCCGGTGCGGTGGCGCGGCAGGAAGGCGACGTCGACGCCGCGCTCAAAACCGCCGCCTCGAAGTTCGAAGCCGACTACCATCTGCCCCTGCTGGCCCACGCCACCATGGAGCCGCTGAACTGCACCGTCCATGTGCAGAAGGACAGTTGCGATGTCTGGGTCGGCAACCAGGTACAGAACCGCGCCCGCGCCGCGGCGGCCCGGATCACCGGCCTGCCTTTCGAGAAGGTCCAGTATCACAGTTATTTCCTGGGCGGCGGATTCGGCCGTCGCCTCGAGATCGACTATGTCGAGCAGGCGGTGCGCATCGCACAGCAGGTCGATGGCCCGGTGAAGGTGATCTGGACCCGCGAGGAGGACATCCAGCACGACGTCTATCGCGGCCATAATTTCAGCCGCTTCGCGGCCGGCCTCGACGCCAATGGCATGCCGGTCAGCTTCGAGCATCGCGTCGTCGGGCCCGCGGTGATGGCGCGCTTCCTTCCGGTCCTCTTCAAGGACGGCGTCGATCTCGATATCGTCGACAATGCCGCTGGTCCCTATGGCTATCCCAATCTGCGGATCGATTATGTCCGCCAGGAGATGCCCACCGGCCTGGCGACCGGCAATTGGCGCGGCGTCGGCGTCACGCGCAACACGGCTGTCGTCGAGGGCTTCATCGACGAGTTGGCGCACAACGCCGGCAAGGACCCGGTCGAATATCGACGCGCCCTCCTCGACAAGGACCCCCGCGCCAGGGCGGTCCTCGATCTCGCCGCGCAAAAGTCCAGCTGGGGCCAGCCGATGCCGGCCGGTAGCGGCCGCGGGATTTCGCTCCTGCTCGGCTTCGGCACCTATATGGCGCAGGTCGCCGAGGTCGCCGTCGACAAAAACGGCCAGGTCGCGGTGAAGCGCGTGGTCTGCGCCTATGATTGCGGCATGATCGTCAATCCCGACACCATCAAGGCGCAGATCGAGGGTGGCATCATGTATGGCCTCTCGGCCGCGCTTTATGGCGAGATCACGCTCAAGGATGGCCGTGTCGAGCAGAGCAATTTCGACAGCTACCAGGTGCTTCGCATCAACGAGGCGCCGGCGATCGAGGTCTATCGCGTCGAGAACAGCGAGGCGCCGGGCGGCATGGGCGAGCCAGCGACCTCCGGCATCGCCCCCGCCGTCGTCAACGCCGTCTTCGCCGCGACGGGCAAGCGCCTGCGCAAACTGCCGATCGATGCGAGCCAGCTCAAATCGGCCTGA
- a CDS encoding GntR family transcriptional regulator, which produces MAKPQLATTGTLAQVLPRYMTVAETLAGQIGAGELKPGAQLLGERELCKRFDVSRVTIRRALAELRDRGMIDSDGARGWFVNAPSFGEPNELMGFSEMARGRGLDPRSVVLVARTRAAEIDEADDLHIAPGSDLFELKRVRKLDGIPVAIEHSRIPLRYAPGLPKLDFTGSSLYDALREAGCAPAFAEYTLQAVATSAEQAPLLGVETGWPLLVASAITHDRGGRPIELSHSLFRGDRYRFRTTLYRSRRDA; this is translated from the coding sequence ATGGCCAAGCCGCAACTCGCGACCACCGGTACGCTCGCCCAAGTCCTGCCCCGTTACATGACGGTGGCGGAGACCTTGGCGGGACAGATCGGTGCCGGCGAGCTCAAGCCGGGCGCCCAGCTTCTCGGCGAGCGCGAGCTGTGCAAGCGCTTCGATGTCAGCCGCGTCACGATCCGCCGCGCGCTGGCGGAATTGCGCGACCGGGGAATGATCGATTCCGACGGCGCACGCGGCTGGTTCGTCAACGCGCCCAGCTTCGGGGAGCCCAACGAGCTGATGGGCTTCAGCGAGATGGCGCGCGGCCGGGGGCTCGATCCGCGCTCGGTGGTGCTGGTGGCGAGGACAAGGGCCGCCGAGATCGACGAAGCCGACGATCTGCACATCGCGCCCGGCAGCGATCTCTTCGAGCTGAAGCGCGTGCGCAAGCTCGACGGCATCCCGGTCGCGATCGAGCATAGCCGGATTCCGCTGCGCTATGCGCCGGGCCTGCCGAAACTCGATTTCACCGGCTCGTCGCTCTATGACGCGCTGCGCGAGGCGGGTTGCGCGCCGGCCTTCGCCGAATACACCTTGCAGGCGGTCGCGACCAGCGCCGAGCAGGCGCCGCTCCTCGGCGTGGAGACGGGCTGGCCGCTGCTGGTGGCGAGCGCCATCACCCACGATCGCGGCGGCCGACCGATCGAGCTCAGCCACAGTCTCTTCCGCGGCGACCGCTATCGGTTCCGCACCACGCTCTATCGCTCGCGTCGAGACGCATGA
- a CDS encoding xylulokinase, giving the protein MTGCYLGIDLGISGARASVVNATGRPLGQGRSARRAGANRRFEFEREPLDWSLQVVEACRQAIQEAGHPRIEAIGIGALGPCPVLLDRDRRPLGPSPLFSIDGRAEPTRLALRDAHGLSDETLGPDHVIPRLYWIREREPERFAKAACCVDAAGYLVSDLTDALVIDPITLDDHAAPGLPSPLPSPPTRPADAIAGGLTPGAAERLGLPAGIPVTVGTYDSFVDIAGSGVTEPGEACMLLGSTLVMGRVVENDRCGEGMRLTRHVGKGGFLGGWTSACGSLIDWAQQLYGPAAFAAAEALPPGAGDLVMLPYLAGERTPVWDPDARGVILGLSLANDASHLARAAIDAVALSAMDLTRRLTTLSGSLPGFRVNGGGARNAGLVQAIADATATPLEIVAHAGEACAPAWLAARAVGHRLEPGLDRIVRPRPENSRRYEELFEIYRELYPRLAPVMHDLAASVQPPRKIQKETE; this is encoded by the coding sequence ATGACCGGCTGCTATCTCGGCATCGATCTTGGCATCTCCGGCGCGCGCGCCTCGGTGGTGAACGCCACGGGTCGCCCGCTCGGCCAGGGCCGCAGCGCGCGCCGTGCCGGGGCGAACCGGCGCTTCGAGTTCGAACGCGAACCGCTCGACTGGAGCCTTCAGGTGGTCGAGGCCTGCCGCCAGGCGATCCAGGAGGCGGGGCACCCCCGGATCGAGGCCATCGGCATCGGCGCTCTGGGCCCTTGCCCCGTGCTGCTCGATCGCGATCGCCGGCCGCTCGGACCGTCGCCCCTGTTCTCGATCGACGGTCGCGCGGAGCCGACGCGGCTGGCGCTCCGCGATGCCCATGGCTTGAGCGACGAGACCCTGGGGCCGGATCACGTGATCCCGCGGCTCTATTGGATTCGCGAGCGGGAACCGGAACGTTTCGCCAAGGCTGCCTGCTGCGTCGATGCCGCGGGCTATCTGGTGAGCGACCTGACGGACGCGCTCGTGATCGATCCGATCACGCTGGACGATCATGCGGCACCCGGCCTGCCGTCGCCTTTGCCGTCGCCGCCGACCCGGCCCGCCGATGCGATCGCTGGTGGTCTCACGCCCGGTGCCGCCGAGAGGCTCGGTCTTCCAGCCGGGATCCCCGTCACGGTCGGCACCTATGACAGCTTCGTCGATATCGCCGGCAGCGGCGTCACCGAGCCTGGCGAGGCCTGCATGCTGCTGGGCTCGACCCTGGTGATGGGCCGCGTGGTCGAGAACGATCGCTGCGGCGAAGGGATGCGGCTGACCCGCCATGTCGGCAAAGGCGGTTTCCTCGGCGGCTGGACCTCCGCCTGCGGCAGCCTGATCGATTGGGCGCAGCAACTCTACGGGCCCGCGGCCTTTGCCGCCGCCGAGGCCCTGCCGCCCGGCGCTGGCGATCTGGTCATGCTGCCTTATCTGGCGGGGGAGCGGACGCCGGTCTGGGATCCCGATGCGCGCGGCGTCATTCTCGGACTCTCGCTGGCCAACGATGCCAGCCATCTCGCGCGCGCCGCAATCGATGCGGTGGCGCTGTCGGCGATGGACCTGACGCGGCGGCTGACAACGCTGTCGGGCTCGCTTCCCGGCTTTCGCGTCAATGGCGGCGGCGCTCGCAATGCCGGGCTGGTGCAGGCGATCGCCGATGCCACGGCGACGCCGCTCGAGATCGTCGCCCATGCGGGCGAAGCCTGCGCGCCGGCCTGGCTGGCGGCGCGGGCCGTCGGCCACCGGCTGGAGCCGGGGCTCGATCGCATCGTCCGGCCCCGGCCTGAGAACAGCCGGCGCTATGAGGAACTGTTCGAGATCTATCGCGAGCTCTATCCGCGTCTCGCACCCGTGATGCACGACCTGGCTGCCTCGGTGCAGCCGCCACGGAAAATTCAGAAGGAGACAGAATGA
- a CDS encoding sterol desaturase family protein yields the protein MSAHTTVFTDPSTHLMVLGIAAAFIGLELLMSRLAQRDRDTHDLGESAATLGVAIGHSLLRAAGAGLLAIPFAFAYHYRLFDFSATTPLALGALFLATEFVYYWHHRAAHRVRWMWATHSVHHSPTKFNLTAALRLGWTAGLSGDFLFFLPLALLGFHPVAIIGMLSANLLYQFFIHTQIAPKVGPLEWILNTPAHHSVHHASNAACLDKNYGGVLILFDRLFGTFAEAPKDEPLRFGLVGGARTLNPFRIAFGEWIALVRDFRRVDTLEMKWLALFGPPGAVKSVPETTTA from the coding sequence ATGTCCGCTCACACCACCGTCTTCACCGACCCATCCACGCATCTGATGGTCCTGGGGATCGCCGCCGCTTTCATCGGCCTCGAGCTCCTGATGAGCCGCCTGGCCCAACGCGACCGGGACACCCACGACCTCGGCGAGAGCGCCGCCACCCTGGGCGTCGCCATCGGCCACAGCCTCCTTCGCGCGGCCGGAGCCGGCCTGCTCGCGATCCCCTTCGCCTTCGCTTATCACTACCGCCTGTTCGACTTCTCCGCGACGACGCCGCTGGCGCTGGGCGCCCTCTTCCTCGCGACCGAGTTCGTCTATTATTGGCATCACCGCGCCGCGCACCGCGTCCGCTGGATGTGGGCGACCCATTCGGTCCATCATTCGCCGACGAAGTTCAACCTCACGGCGGCGCTGCGCCTCGGCTGGACCGCGGGCCTCTCCGGCGATTTCCTGTTCTTTCTGCCGCTCGCCCTGCTGGGCTTCCACCCGGTCGCCATCATCGGCATGCTGAGCGCCAACCTGCTTTATCAGTTCTTCATCCATACCCAGATCGCGCCCAAGGTCGGGCCCCTGGAATGGATCCTCAACACGCCCGCGCATCACAGCGTTCATCACGCCTCGAATGCGGCCTGCCTGGACAAGAACTATGGCGGCGTGCTGATCCTGTTCGATCGCCTGTTCGGCACCTTTGCCGAGGCGCCGAAGGACGAGCCGCTCCGCTTCGGCCTCGTCGGCGGCGCCCGGACGCTCAATCCCTTCCGCATCGCGTTCGGCGAATGGATCGCGCTCGTCCGGGACTTCCGCCGGGTCGATACGCTCGAGATGAAGTGGCTGGCACTGTTCGGCCCGCCAGGTGCCGTGAAGTCCGTGCCCGAAACGACCACCGCGTGA
- a CDS encoding SH3 domain-containing protein has product MRPLSPVAIAAFVGLLATSPLAQASPLATPVLPAQQGYITVADVTMTVSNSAGYANLRKEPTSHSALIEKLPAGTKVTILGKAAGGKWYHVKVGDKEGYIARNLLK; this is encoded by the coding sequence ATGCGTCCCCTCTCCCCGGTTGCGATCGCCGCTTTTGTCGGCCTTCTCGCCACCAGCCCCCTCGCCCAGGCGAGCCCCCTGGCGACCCCGGTGCTGCCGGCCCAGCAGGGCTACATCACCGTGGCCGATGTTACGATGACGGTCTCGAATTCGGCGGGTTATGCCAATCTCCGCAAGGAGCCGACCAGCCACAGCGCGTTGATCGAGAAACTGCCTGCCGGCACCAAGGTGACCATCCTCGGCAAGGCCGCGGGCGGCAAGTGGTACCATGTGAAGGTCGGCGACAAGGAAGGCTATATCGCCCGCAATCTCTTGAAGTAG
- a CDS encoding response regulator: MSASPATILIVEDDPDILRLVADVMRREGFGVETAEDGAAMDAALARAHPDLIILDIMLPGEDGLSICRRLRAQSQLPILMLTAKSEEIDRVVGLEMGADDYLVKPFGSRELLARVRALLRRVNAQPLAPASRRFAFDRFTIDLDARQLVDERGSGPALTSAEFDLLACFVQRPRRVLTRDQILDWTRGRTADPLDRTIDMLVSRLRKKLEAASPGSNPISTVRNGGYLFTADVKRVP; this comes from the coding sequence ATGAGCGCGAGCCCGGCCACCATTCTCATCGTGGAAGATGATCCTGACATCCTCCGGCTGGTGGCGGATGTGATGCGCCGGGAAGGCTTCGGCGTCGAGACGGCGGAGGACGGGGCCGCCATGGATGCGGCCCTGGCCCGCGCGCATCCCGATCTGATCATTCTCGATATCATGCTGCCCGGCGAGGACGGCCTCTCCATCTGCCGGCGCCTCCGGGCGCAGAGTCAGCTCCCGATCCTGATGCTGACCGCCAAGAGCGAGGAAATCGATCGGGTGGTAGGGCTCGAAATGGGCGCCGACGACTATCTCGTGAAACCCTTCGGCTCGCGTGAGCTGCTGGCCCGTGTCCGCGCGCTGTTGCGCCGCGTCAACGCCCAGCCGCTGGCCCCGGCGTCGCGGCGCTTCGCCTTCGACCGCTTCACGATCGACCTCGATGCGCGCCAGCTTGTCGATGAGCGCGGCAGTGGCCCGGCTCTCACCAGCGCCGAGTTCGACCTGCTCGCCTGCTTCGTGCAGCGGCCGCGCCGGGTGCTGACGCGCGACCAGATCCTGGACTGGACGCGCGGGCGCACGGCCGATCCGCTCGACCGCACCATCGACATGCTGGTCTCGCGCCTGCGCAAGAAGCTCGAGGCGGCGAGCCCGGGCTCCAATCCGATCAGCACGGTGCGCAATGGCGGTTATCTCTTCACGGCCGACGTCAAGCGAGTGCCGTGA